The following coding sequences are from one Streptomyces dengpaensis window:
- a CDS encoding sugar phosphate isomerase/epimerase family protein, whose amino-acid sequence MPLPLSVQLYTLREELADDRDRTLRRLAGIGYGAVEPYRPQDDPEGFRALADDLGLTISGAHCGALLDPRAVPEIFAAARILGTDHLIVPAGIPHEDFTTREGLARAAGTLNRLAEQAAPHGLRIGYHNHWWELEPRIEGRHALEVLAEQLAPEVFLEIDTYWAAVGGADVVSVLRRLGERVHALHIKDGPVLKGEPHTAVGQGRMPVPRILAAAPHAQPVVELDSCAGDMMTALAESHAYLTSLDPLETE is encoded by the coding sequence GTGCCCCTCCCGCTGTCCGTGCAGCTCTACACGCTGCGAGAAGAGTTGGCCGACGACCGGGACCGCACGCTGCGACGCCTCGCCGGGATCGGATACGGCGCCGTCGAACCGTACCGGCCACAGGACGACCCCGAAGGATTCCGCGCCCTCGCCGACGACCTCGGCCTGACGATATCCGGCGCCCACTGCGGCGCCCTCCTCGACCCCCGAGCCGTCCCGGAGATCTTCGCCGCGGCCAGGATCCTCGGCACCGACCACCTCATCGTCCCCGCCGGAATCCCGCACGAGGACTTCACCACGCGCGAAGGCCTGGCCCGCGCGGCCGGCACCCTCAACCGCCTCGCCGAACAGGCCGCACCGCACGGCCTGCGGATCGGATACCACAACCACTGGTGGGAGCTCGAGCCCCGGATCGAAGGACGGCACGCCCTCGAAGTCCTCGCCGAGCAGCTCGCCCCCGAGGTCTTCCTGGAGATCGACACCTACTGGGCCGCGGTGGGCGGCGCCGACGTCGTCAGCGTGCTGCGGCGGCTCGGCGAGCGCGTCCACGCCCTGCACATCAAGGACGGGCCGGTCCTCAAGGGCGAGCCGCACACCGCCGTCGGCCAGGGCCGGATGCCCGTGCCGCGGATCCTCGCCGCCGCCCCACACGCCCAGCCCGTCGTCGAACTCGACTCCTGTGCCGGCGACATGATGACGGCGCTCGCCGAAAGCCACGCCTACCTCACGTCCCTCGACCCGCTGGAGACGGAATGA
- a CDS encoding Gfo/Idh/MocA family protein, which yields MSLGPLGVAIVGAGVISDQYLTNLSTFPDVKVLGIADIDVERARAQAAAYDVPVAGDLDTVLALPEAEIVVNLTVPAAHYDVASAALKAGKHVYGEKPLALDRDEGEKLLAQASDLGLRVGCAPDTFLGAGIQSAARALAAGAIGAPVSAMTAVMNRGPELWHPNPEFFYQPGAGPLFDLGPYYLTTLVALLGPATRVAALSRTGRRERVIGSGPKAGTAFPVDVPTHVTALIDFEDGPSASSTFSFDSALGRILFEITGTEGTLAVPDPNTFGGRLRVRAPGETEWRELPVDGPQSGRGMGVLDMARAIRADGPHRASGELAQHVLELMTAVTDSGERTAFTAVASRCAKPLPMPASWDPAAATLT from the coding sequence ATGAGCCTCGGACCCCTGGGCGTCGCGATCGTCGGCGCGGGAGTCATCAGCGACCAGTACCTCACGAACCTCTCCACCTTCCCGGACGTGAAGGTGCTCGGCATCGCCGACATCGATGTCGAACGGGCCCGCGCACAGGCCGCCGCGTACGACGTCCCGGTCGCCGGAGACCTCGACACGGTCCTGGCCCTCCCCGAAGCCGAGATCGTCGTCAACCTCACCGTCCCCGCAGCCCACTACGACGTCGCGAGCGCCGCGCTCAAGGCGGGCAAGCACGTCTACGGTGAGAAGCCGCTCGCCCTGGACCGCGACGAGGGCGAGAAGCTGCTGGCCCAGGCCTCCGACCTCGGGCTGCGGGTGGGGTGCGCGCCCGACACGTTCCTGGGCGCGGGCATCCAGTCCGCCGCGCGGGCCCTCGCCGCCGGTGCCATCGGCGCCCCCGTCTCGGCCATGACCGCGGTCATGAACCGCGGCCCCGAGCTCTGGCACCCCAACCCGGAGTTCTTCTACCAGCCGGGCGCGGGACCGCTGTTCGACCTCGGGCCGTACTACCTCACCACGCTCGTCGCCCTCCTCGGCCCCGCCACCCGCGTGGCCGCCCTGTCCCGGACGGGACGCCGGGAACGCGTCATCGGCTCCGGCCCCAAGGCGGGCACGGCCTTCCCGGTGGACGTGCCCACCCACGTCACCGCCCTGATCGACTTCGAGGACGGGCCCAGCGCGTCGTCGACCTTCAGCTTCGACTCGGCCCTGGGCCGCATCCTCTTCGAGATCACCGGCACCGAGGGCACCCTGGCGGTGCCCGACCCCAACACCTTCGGCGGTCGGCTGCGCGTCAGGGCACCCGGCGAGACGGAATGGCGCGAACTGCCCGTCGATGGGCCGCAGTCGGGGCGCGGCATGGGCGTCCTCGACATGGCCCGGGCGATCCGCGCCGACGGGCCGCACCGGGCGTCGGGCGAACTCGCCCAGCACGTACTGGAGCTGATGACGGCCGTCACCGACTCCGGCGAGCGCACCGCCTTCACGGCCGTCGCCTCCCGGTGCGCCAAGCCTCTGCCGATGCCCGCCTCTTGGGACCCGGCCGCCGCCACGCTGACCTGA